One genomic region from Geotrypetes seraphini chromosome 17, aGeoSer1.1, whole genome shotgun sequence encodes:
- the LOC117351192 gene encoding zinc finger BED domain-containing protein 4-like: MESLNTAAENKDSTCAISSVGQRSLIWSVFDHLDNENGSDEASSSKYTARCMLCSVKVKHCGGTRNLWQHIERHHKEKYLELQDSDTARKSKKRSRKTCKASVPIIASEVSEVIVSSFIQKRLQPADKKRIDNALCYFIVKDIQPFSIINDEGFLRYSQTLNRDYTVPSRQTLNQMIDVRYDEVSTHVMDKLQHLSYVSITTDLWTSTILETYITIMAHGISKDFQPVNVVLATHHMLEQHNGDNIADTVESAIKTWKLEGKVFAVVTDNTSSMKKAVEKLIQKGLCMVHYNCFGHALQLCVEDGLQSQQAIIDVIHKFRDIVSAFHHSTILTESLKKAQETLGMPVKKLIGDTKTRWYSSCLLLRSVIELQQPISLCLYNSKATKKSAPSEYDYDLARKLVDTLEIFEEASTIASVEQNVTVSVVHPMVEHLINSIDTSCGKFCSESRESEMRVDDEGEGCSDNSKSRNTKIISSFKEELKKSLLHRFQDILFNNSYRLSTFLDPRFKSTYGEVSDITEFATQEIMKLQTLSLPLAMLTSQKITPVVPDQLCIKDTNLPRPRHKRSFWERVEDTNVVAVKVGLPSMSDYYGEISLRCSTELAFYKREEPLETGSDVFTYWHERQEILPLLNRLAQKFLCSPATSVPSERIFSTAGQIIAARWSCLEPAKADKLIFLNKNWKMGETG, from the coding sequence ATGGAGAGTTTGAACACAGCTGCTgaaaataaagactctacttgtGCAATAAGCTCAGTAGGCCAACGTTCACTAATATGGTCTGTATTTGATCATTTGGATAATGAAAATGGCAGTGACGAGGCAAGCAGCAGCAAGTACACTGCTAGATGCATGCTTTGCAGCGTTAAGGTTAAACACTGCGGTGGCACCCGTAATCTGTGGCAGCATATTGAAAGACATCATAAAGAAAAATATCTTGAGCTACAAGACAGTGACACTGCTAGAAAATCCAAGAAAAGATCTAGAAAAACATGTAAAGCTTCTGTTCCTATAATTGCATCTGAAGTATCCGAAGTTATCGTTTCATCCTTCATCCAAAAGCGTCTACAGCCAGCAGATAAAAAAAGGATTGATAATGCACTTTGTTACTTCATTGTGAAAGATATACAGCCATTTAGCATTATAAACGATGAAGGCTTTCTTCGTTATTCACAAACGTTGAACAGAGATTATACAGTACCATCAAGGCAAACTTTAAATCAAATGATTGATGTTAGATATGATGAAGTTTCCACCCATGTTATGGATAAGCTTCAACATCTTAGTTATGTAAGCATCACAACAGACCTTTGGACAAGCACAATATTGGAGACTTATATTACAATCATGGCACATGGTATATCTAAAGATTTTCAACCAGTTAATGTTGTGCTGGCAACGCATCACATGCTAGAGCAACATAATGGTGACAATATTGCAGATACAGTTGAAAGTGCCATCAAAACATGGAAGTTAGAAGGCAAGGTTTTTGCTGTTGTCACAGATAATACCTCCTCAATGAAAAAAGCTGTGGAGAAACTTATTCAAAAAGGACTTTGTATGGTCCACTACAATTGCTTTGGACATGCACTCCAGTTGTGTGTCGAGGATGGACTGCAGTCTCAGCAAGCTATCATAGATGTCATTCACAAATTCCGTGATATTGTTAGCGCATTTCATCACAGTACAATACTCACAGAAAGTTTGAAGAAGGCTCAAGAGACTCTGGGAATGCCTGTGAAGAAACTCATTGGTGACACAAAGACTAGATGGTACAGTAGTTGCCTTTTGTTACGAAGTGTGATTGAGTTACAGCAACCTATCAGCTTATGTTTATACAACAGTAAAGCCACAAAGAAATCAGCTCCTTCGGAATATGACTATGACTTAGCACGCAAGCTTGTTGATACACTGGAAATTTTTGAAGAAGCAAGTACAATTGCTTCTGTTGAGCAGAATGTTACTGTGTCAGTTGTTCATCCAATGGTTGAACACCTGATAAATTCCATTGATACAAGTTGTGGCAAGTTTTGCAGTGAATCAAGAGAATCTGAAATGAGAGTCGATGATGAGGGAGAGGGCTGTAGTGACAACAGCAAATCAAGAAATACTAAGATCATCAGTTCCTTTAAAGAAGAACTGAAGAAGAGTTTATTGCATAGATTTCAAGACATTTTATTTAATAACTCTTACAGATTAAGCACCTTTCTGGACCCAAGATTCAAGTCTACCTATGGTGAAGTATCGGATATAACAGAATTTGCTACACAAGAGATCATGAAGTTGCAAACTTTGAGCCTCCCACTGGCAATGCTGACTTCACAAAAAATCACTCCTGTGGTACCTGATCAACTTTGCATAAAGGATACAAATTTACCTCGTCCGCGACACAAGCGCAGCTTTTGGGAAAGGGTTGAAGATACCAATGTGGTTGCCGTTAAAGTCGGCCTTCCATCGATGTCAGACTATTATGGTGAAATCAGCCTCAGATGTAGTACAGAGCTTGCATTTTATAAACGTGAAGAACCCTTGGAAACTGGTAGTGATGTATTTACATACTGGCATGAGAGACAAGAGATATTACCTTTACTGAACAGACTTGCACAGAAGTTTCTATGTTCGCCAGCAACATCTGTACCTTCAGAAAGAATATTCTCTACAGCAGGTCAAATAATTGCTGCTCGGTGGAGTTGTCTGGAACCAGCCAAAGCTGACAAACTGATATTTCTAAATAAGAACTGGAAGATgggagagactgggtga